The following nucleotide sequence is from Acyrthosiphon pisum isolate AL4f chromosome A2, pea_aphid_22Mar2018_4r6ur, whole genome shotgun sequence.
gtcataTGGCAATTGatgaagtttataatttataacaaaggTATTGGTATGTTAGTGAAACATTTTTcttgtatactattttaatttaaagttcgGGAACaagttagataatatattttggctATCATTTGATtcaaattcataattcataacaattataaaaaatatccaataaatacattcatattCTGCTTCCcagtaaacttaaaaaaaatattgactattatCTATTTTTGTATAGTACATAGCAGAACAAAAGCTCAAAGCATTTTCTATTGGAGCAATGGGAAAAACTCAACCatcaaaaaaagaattaaatgaacaaaaaaaaaaggaagaaGAACATGCTGCTGCTCaagtaattaataacttatctaatgacaatatttagacattttatttgacattttctgtaaaaaaaaattataattctaatatcatttaattttgtagGCCTTTGAAGAGTTTGTAGCAACTTTTCAAAatgaaggaaaaaaaaatagtaaagttTGGGTTAAAGCTGGTACATATGATGCTGGAAAGAGACGTAagatttaatacatattaaacttTAACTGATAGATACTAATTACTTTTATCACATATTAGAGGAGGATACTCGAGAAAAGGGTAAATTATACAAGCCTCAAGCCAGGGGAAATACAGACTCAGATAAAGCAGATGACCTTTCTCGTTTTATGGGTGAACGTAAAAGTGAAAGAATGcttacaaagaaaaaaaaagaaggtgaaaagaaaaaaagtaatctAGAATTATTCAAAGAAGAACTTAAAATGTAACtataaaacacatcattattatatttttgtattaattttctaaataatcatatacatttttaacaaacaattaattatttgtttatggaATCATTAGGATTCAAGAAGAAAGAGAAGAAAGGCATAAATTCAAAGGAgttttacaaaaaacaattgaagATCCTGAAATTAAGAGTAGTACATaacatatctaaatattttaaggaattaaataatattttaaaatgtatgtttagaTTTAATAATGGTTGAACCTGATGAAATTAAAGGTTCATTTGATTCAGGCGATCCAAATACTACAAATCTATACTTAGGAAACCTTAACCCTaaagtaatgtataaaatatatttaattataagtcttaataaattgtattattgtatatttattatttatagattactGAAGCTCAGTTAATGGAAGTTTTTGGAAAATATGGTCCTCTggcaagtattaaaataatgtggCCTAGGTCTGATGAAGAAAAGGCAAGAGGGCGTAACTGTGGTTTTGTAGCTTATATGAGTCGTAAAGATGGGGAAAGagcattaaaaaatttaaatggtatgggcttatttttaattattaaacataattgataaattaaaatattttacaattttcagGGAAAGATGTTATGTCATATGAGATGAAAATGGGTTGGGGTAAAAGTGTACCCATACCACCTCATCCAATTTTTATTCCACCTGCTTTATTAGCTATAACATTGCCTCCTCCTCTTTCTGGCTTACCTTTCAATGCTCAGCCGATTTTGCctccaaaagaaaaaaaggtaaaattaacgttttataatttaaatatctgtactaagtgaattaaaaattaaataaatatttgttttcaaaatttaaaaaaaaattattttatagcactggatataacaaacaaaacggcttattaaactaaaaacttttaattttttttttttttgtattaggtacttattatttgttaagtattgatattttttttttggaaaaaatattgtcCTTATACTGGCTGAATCTCCAAGTATGCTCGCCcccatttttcctttaataatttattaattctaatttttggtCTTTGAAATTTTACTCTAAAGACCTTATTTTCAAGTCCTAAAGATTTTTTGTAATACTTAAGGTGTGTCCTGTAACGatacaaatttctatttttcaaagGAGACAAccctttttttaattgaagattatttaggaaattatttttttgaatatgttaatgtacttaattcaaaattcaaacaagtaTAGTTTCTCAGTATTAAAATAACgaaggataataatccttaaaagtggttttacatattataaaaatagatttaatattggatctagtattaattagattttttatgaattataaatgttttaaacatttattttggtacaattaatttaattactaaaatgttcgAAATGCAAATCACCATTGTCCCCGTAATCTTTCAAAATCCAAACCCATTATTATGGACCTATTATTCTAAGGACCCAAagtaaatatctcaaaaatgatttgtttgagttttgattttgatatgtcaacattttcatctgaaaatgttgtatatttaataaaaataaataacttatagtAGAAAGAAGACAAATTCTCATTTacaaaacagaagtttgtatcaacTTATTACACAACTTAAATTGTacgaaaaatgttatgaattttaaaatatggtctttaagtatatttaaaattttgaataactgttattgaagaaaaaacatTGGGTAAGCTTACTTGGTGAAtcaatttgtatatgtataattaagttgtaattaaaattaaatactaaaaattaaaaagtatttttgaccAACTTGATGATTTTTACTGTAGAATCATGGGCGTGCACGACAGGATGCAGGATATTTTGATAGAGGCCAACCAGTTGAAaaggtattttacatttttaaaagattttgttatttgtttatgtaaTTTACTCGATCCAACTTTCTTAAATACTGTCCAAATATGCAGTATTGCTGGcaaccaaaaattaattaatatgtaatgttgTTGGATTGAGATATTGTGATTAAGATGTACAATTAATGAAAATCGATGATAgtcaatatatacaaaatatataaataaaacatgtatttatttaaaaatgtatttgaatttacCTAAATGATAAATCAACAACTTTGTTTTAAACCAATTTGCTTTTTTGTGACAGATTTTACCGCAGACTATCATTAAAGTGGTTATACCCACAGAAAGGtaacattttcatttatctgatgtaaattgattaataatctTAAGGTTTAAAAAAGATTTACAAATTATCAGAAGATGGTCCCTAATGTCAGCCTGCTGAAGCAAagtgaaaaacaataaaagaaaaaaaatatattaactaaacacttatttagtgtattaatacttaaaaaacgtttttttttttagaaatttgctGATGCTCATACATCACATGATTGAATTTGTAATACGGGAAGGACCATTATTTGAAGCTATGATAATGAATAAAGAGTTGAATAACCCAATGTTTCAGTgagtattttatttagattctttacattgtgaatataattgtatatgttataataatactacttaatactatttgattttatttttttcagatttttgtTTGACAATTGTTCACCAACTCATATATACTACAGATGGAAGCTATTTTCTATGTTACAAGGTGATTCTACTAAAGATTGGCGCATTGATGAATTTCGTATGTTTAAGAACGGATCAATTTGGAGACCACCACCAATGAATCCATATACTGTTGGCATGCCAGAAGAACTTGTTCCCGAGGAAGATTTGGTAACGAGAACCAAGGGAACTTTAAGCATATCTCAAAGGGAGCGATTTGAAGATCTGATTAGAAATATGACACCTGAGCGATTAAAAGTAGCTGAAGTCATGGTCTTTTGTGTTGAACATAGTGATGCTGTAGAAGAAATATGTGATTGCATTCAAGAATCATTATCTAATGCTACAACTGCATtacataaaaaagtaaaaatattaaattattaagttataatataatattgtactacttatattatatcaagtttatttaaataaatattcttcttAATTTAGATTGCACGGCTTTATTTGATATCAGATGTTCTACATAATTGTAGTTTAAAGGTTATAAATGCAACACAATTTAGAAGAGggtatagttgttttttttttattattgtacatttttcaaaatatttaaattgcattaCTTTTACAATAGATTTGAAACAAGATTGATTCCCATAATGGAAGAAGCCCTTAAGACTTATAAGAGCTTAGATTCTCAAAGTCAAGCCGATGGTTTTAAACATCGTATAATGCAGATTTTTCGTGCTTGGGAAGACTGGGATATTTATCCAAAAGAATTCTTATTTAGATGCCAAAATACTTTTCTTGGACTTTCAATAAATGATGTAAGTCTTTATATACGTTAGTtgtgagcataatatattattatttttaatttctagatACCTCAAGAACTAATCAATTCTCGTGAAGAATtgcaatataatacaaattcaaaatctATTGACGAGTCTGAAAATATAGATGGAGCACCTTTATCAGAACCTGAAAATCTAGATAATGAGGATTTAGATGGTATACCTTTAGACGGTGCTACGTTGTTAAAACACGCATATGATGATACACCTCCGGGGGATACAGACATTGATGGTACACCATGTAAGTTGtctattagatttaaaatatatatagctgtaatacaatatacataagattataaatatgcatgtttgttgtattatatttaacataacaaaGGTGATGCTATTAGTGTCCCCTGGTCAAGGCAGCTAGGCAGCGATCGCCGCCCGGCCCCataactaaaatacattaagcttcaataaataatttgacaatataaaatattatgatcacaaaaatacaaatgagttaaaatcaataaattattagtaactgATAGCCTACAGACCAACAAAGAATGCATGTATTTTCCAAGCATACGATAGTAAGATAACATAGAAATATCCgcagtttagaaaaaaataagtttctaTATAGTATTCCTGCACATCACGCAAGTTGAACACCATCAAgtacttttaataaattgacCAGTAAATTTTTTACAATCCTTTTAATTGAGATTATACGAGGAACATTTAACAACTCCACCAAGTTTATGGGCACggctatatttaaaaatgatcaaatGTTGAAACTATTTTTATGTCTTCACtcattttagatatattttctgTATCTAAGAAGTCACTTAGCTTTAGGCAAACTTGGTCaatgattacaatttacaacattaaaaaatcaaattttaaataagcaGAACGATgaggaaatttaatatttgtaaaaaaaaaaatgcaaggaTCTAACTTCAAATATACTAAGTAtgaaattatgttattacttgAAATTGCATGCATATAATTTGATAACTACATATGGTAAGTTGGGTTGGCCCCTAAACAATAATCCTGCCTAGTGTCCTAGACccagaataaatatatatatatatatatttaacatatcagctattaagttttttattattatagttggtttattacaaaatgttttttaaatcgtataaaaatatcaattttgtatAGTATTAGATGATGATATTGGAGGTGTGCCATTAACGGGAGAGGCAGTAGGAAAAAATATCAAAGCAGCTGCATTTGTTCCATCTAGATGGGAAACTGTAGACCCTCATGAAGCTGAAGAACAAGCAATGACTACTAGCAAATGGGAGATGTTAGAAAgagaaaataaaagttataatagtgAGTCCGTCGATCAAGATTCGCCAGATGATGACTTTAATGAAACaaggtacattaaaataattagtacctattatagatattgtGATCAGAGGTTCATAAACTGTAAACCGTACACTTACATAACATAGGTCCGTTATATTTCTGGTAGGTTACAAAcacttataacatttttttaaacacaattttataataaaaaattaatatagttataataattataacggtgagaaggtacatatatttttatgtgtgatgtatattatacttttataatatagtaatacaaataatcaaaaattagtccacctttatttattaaaattagtaatttttttactaatatacagctgtatgaataattaatatacaataaactgtATTGTAAACATggactttttaatttaatttaatccaaGTTGGTACCTGATTGAAAAGCAAGCAAAAAAAAACCAGCTCAACTTTAATGATGTGAGTTGCCAAAAAtctcatatttttcaaaaatggttGTGTCTATAAATGTggaaatatttagttaaaatattatcgtatatttattttggttttttattttttggtgcaTGATCAAATCTTAATCCCTTTAGAAGGCATATCAaagaatttatgtattatttatattttacttttagagAAAATGCTGATGATCGAAGAGCTAAACTAAGGGAAGTAGAAGTAAAAGTCATGCAATATCAAGATGAATTAGAATCTGGCAAAAGAGCATTAAAAGGTGGATGGAATATATATCAACAAGTGGAACACTATAGACGTAAGCTACTTAAAAAAGTACAGAAGTCTCCGGTAAGTTTATCAATTtctggtagtttttttttattttaacagaatattaatataagtgtaTGTTTTCTGGTTTGATAGAATAATTGATTAAccattttagttaatatatttttataatatacttcttacatttatatttgtggTAATTAAGTCATACAATAGTATGTGCTTACTTAGGGCAGTTGTTTTAACAGTGCGTTGACCCACATAAAACGCTGTACTAAAGCTACGTGGTAAAATCTACCACAATTATTTTGCTTGAGAATTGTGATGTAATTTtgcaaaaactcaaaaaatatattatttatatcatattgtactttaaaaatgtagaatgGAATAAGTcccaatatatatatcattttaatattgttaggaAGACggaatgatgtttttttttttttaggaaaaagaGTTGAAattggaaaaagaaaaaaaagataaagacaaaatcaataaaagaTTGAGTCCTGATGAGGACTACCGTGATggtaaaaaaaagaaacgatCTAGAAGCCCTTCAAATAGTCCTGCGTATAGTAAATGGTCATCTCATAGCATAAGgtaaatttttcaacaaattgtttattctattttctatactttAAGTATACCTCGTATTATTCCAGAAGTGATAGTTTAAGTCCTCCTTCAAGAAAAAGACCAAATTCACCAcaacgtaataataaaaaaacaagaatatCACCAATTGATTCTCCTCGTTCATTATCCAGAAGAAGAGACAGGGACCGTGATGAAAGGCATAATTATCGACACAAAAGATCGCATTCACGATCACCTCATCGGCATCATGTAAGGACACCTCCAACACCATTGTCACATACGTCACGAAAGCACAAACACAAATATTGATTAAGAATACTTATTGTgtactgaataatatttgatgtaatgtttttcctatatttatatttacagttcttataaataattgcaCTAATGATTTTGtcaattcataaaattattattcaattttaaaaataaaatagattttaataatcaaatttaattcctTATAAATGTTACAACTTTGACTTTTCACTGTCAATTTGTAACCTAATTTCATAatgatttttactaaaatatttctataattgtgAATAGTGATGgctccatttttattttttccaaccttaaaaatgtaaaatgtttaatttaggactcgtttcattttattaaatgtagtaTTATATCTGTGTATACATGTTTAAACCAtactaaaaaggtgggcaagtgggtaccgcGCTGATTTATATAAGTGTtgtgtgggtcactgtaatgtatgtattaaatttaaactcaatGACATCAAATCATTGCATTAAAATAACAAAGACTGTCAGCCTATATTCCTAGTTAATAGCATattttactaagtatatattttatgatatgattGCTAttcaagtaaatttattttttgccgAAAAAACTGcattgaaaatgtacaaattatatttagttagaaattcataataaatgttctttttgaatctaagatttgaaaatttaatacaatatttctcataagtttatctaccaaaaatcaaataaaaatgttatgagcgtttgtcaaatttttttcaacattggaTATATTTACTCACAATGAGTTTCCTTTAATACGATTTAAGTAAATGTATAACAGCTGatctataaacaataaaaaattttgtttttaaatcctaagattatgtaaattttatacaAGATTCTTAATAAGTCTgtctaccattatcaaaaaaaaatgtctacaagcaatcaaattaaatttttatgagcatttaaagtttttaaaatttttaaaacattggattttcactcgatttctcatgtagcgattttcttattttgttgtaattgaagGATAAAGGTGttaactaacatttttgaaattgttcaagtTAACATAAACTAACACGTTTATCCAACGCCGAGgaaggtgactgacctgctagacagcatgacaaaatattattttgtcatgctAGACAGTAGATACCCAAAAATATACCTGATAACGTGACCCGTTAGCAGCACCCTACGCACaactaatgattaattattcTTCTTATAACACGTAGATAACCATAACTATTATTGGTAACTACTAACTACTAAATGAAAccttatcaaatattattcatgcaataaaatgcatttttgaaaaaatgtcagtaaatacatttatccaTTGACCCCttcaattcaaaaacaaaaaactgaagatactttaaattaaaaatttacaccatatatttattttatcaaatcctCTCCCTGTCGTGGGATATTTTCGATCTGCGGACTGCGGAGTGGAACGATTGCGCCGAGGACAGAgtgtagcgacgagtgccgctagcataGCATCACTGTAAGATGTTTTTCAAATTGGTGTCACTGTAATATGCTGTTTTGTGCTGGTATAATCTTGTGGTATATGCTACCTTATCATTTTTGGGACAAATTGTATTCATGGTTTAACTATGgttattggttatattatattccattctGGAATTATACACCCAGTGGAATTtctgcaatattattttctggatttttacgttctactaaatataaattcttataattttacattctgtagcatttatttttgttcattttgttttcaatttcaatattttctggGACTTTTACATTCTGGTACTTTTAaattctgtatttttattttctgtatttaaacactgtaaatttatattatggcggtttattttctggaatattatatgcacccgacattgataaataatttgttgatgTTGGTATACTTTGTTTCTATTTCTTCCATGGCAACACCCTCgacttatcaaaataataaataacagggACTaaggtttaatataatatttatgtaaaataccataataatttataagactgtgataaatattaaatagtagtaatatagtatacgaaagtttaaaataatttttggtcttatgtaatagtaattattgaggtaacaaatgataaaatgtactagttttattagtatataattaattcaatgaaCTGTTAAGagaaatttttaactttaaaaacaaatggGCCAAAAATCTAGCCAATTCTCTGCCGAAGAGTTAAATGACTATCAGGTAATTTTCAAACaccaatttgttttataaataatataattcaggctattaaacatataatacgaCTTGTGCTATggatttatgtaatatatatattatgtacatttttaataataacatgtaaaaGATagctttaataaattaaagctTTGAAAGATGAACTTTTTTCTCAGTACAATTGGAgcttatttttaagatattatattacatgaatGTAtagtttaatgtaaataatataagaacaaataatgcaatatacttatataatttatagttatatctaTGAAacctattgttttaattttaaattaacattaaagttctgaattatttgatatagttacttaagtaatatttttatttaaagtcttAAGaagttagatattattttaaagcttaattataaaatatctttatctTAAACTaacttctaaattattatttaatgaatatttaaattaaaagtctagtagatataataaaattaatttattatattttgtatagatacaatcatagacaagtatataaaatacaatttatggatacaatttttgaatacatttgttttgCTGATACGATTTAGAAACCAATCgatagattaattttttattccatgaatatttaaataataatcacgatttaagatatatcgTGATTAGTACATGTGTAATTGTGTGATAAAACCACGgtctttaaaatatgtaataccatGGATGTTGATTATAGATAAAAACGTAACTTCAAGgcttatatacagtatacagtatataatagtataatatattattttgaagtaggtatagtgatttgttaattatttcttttaagaaCAAATGTCAATTTTTACCCAGATACAcgatacataattataaattattatgattaatatctatatcataTCGATATATCaaagaattttcatttttgtgcAACCCTTAGCCCGCGGCAGTCGTTAATGTGGCTGCAGTCAAGCTATAGATAAAAGAAATCGCTCGTTGTTAGTAGTCTGCTCGCAGACAACGGATTGGCGACCACctgggtttttattttttattttaagtgacGATTACGATTCTTTGTGGCTCACGAGGAATGTTGAAACGTCAAGTGACTAAAACGACGAGACTACGCGCTATCTaccagaatttaatttaatataacttgtACCACAGGAgcattttcatttattacattaaattttgtattaataatttacaaataaaaaactaatataataatacctcaTTACAGTtcaataccattttttttctgtggAACAACTAGAACAATGTGCTTATCAATGTggctaatatatttatttagagaaTGCTGTGTGTTGTTGGGGGAGGGCTATCCGTgtcaaagtattataataatataattcatgcaAACTTATAAGTTTTGGGCTTCACATTTTCAATGTTTGTTACACTAACATATAAAGCCGTAGCTTTAAGACATTTcgagttatgacttataaatacTTGTGAGTTATACATATAGAGTGTGAGGTACAcagttacacatattatacacattagcCATACTTTAGATCATATAAACGGTAAAtccataaaagtaataatttgaattaataaataaataatcagtataattttttcaatagtaatcaataatgtaataatgatataacataatttgaatttggCGCTAAATATCGCAGACCAATGAGAAGGCCGTATTTCCCTATGCATTTTATTCGAATGTGCTGCTGCACGATATTCAACACGATTTAACTGATTTAAGATATATGCACGGTCCCTATACACGATCAATACTATTGAACAATAATTGATATTGTGCGATAAATTTCCAACCCTGATCTATTTCTTCGATATATTGTAAAATCCTTcaatatgagtatatgacaatATCTATTCTACACtgtcaacattatattattgatcgTGTAGCCGTGTAGGGGAGCTTTAAATCGTGGACGCTTGTAATATAACTTAC
It contains:
- the LOC100160141 gene encoding U2 snRNP-associated SURP motif-containing protein isoform X1; this encodes MADSGQFKKYIAEQKLKAFSIGAMGKTQPSKKELNEQKKKEEEHAAAQAFEEFVATFQNEGKKNSKVWVKAGTYDAGKRQEDTREKGKLYKPQARGNTDSDKADDLSRFMGERKSERMLTKKKKEGEKKKSNLELFKEELKMIQEEREERHKFKGVLQKTIEDPEIKSNLIMVEPDEIKGSFDSGDPNTTNLYLGNLNPKITEAQLMEVFGKYGPLASIKIMWPRSDEEKARGRNCGFVAYMSRKDGERALKNLNGKDVMSYEMKMGWGKSVPIPPHPIFIPPALLAITLPPPLSGLPFNAQPILPPKEKKNHGRARQDAGYFDRGQPVEKILPQTIIKVVIPTERNLLMLIHHMIEFVIREGPLFEAMIMNKELNNPMFQFLFDNCSPTHIYYRWKLFSMLQGDSTKDWRIDEFRMFKNGSIWRPPPMNPYTVGMPEELVPEEDLVTRTKGTLSISQRERFEDLIRNMTPERLKVAEVMVFCVEHSDAVEEICDCIQESLSNATTALHKKIARLYLISDVLHNCSLKVINATQFRRGFETRLIPIMEEALKTYKSLDSQSQADGFKHRIMQIFRAWEDWDIYPKEFLFRCQNTFLGLSINDIPQELINSREELQYNTNSKSIDESENIDGAPLSEPENLDNEDLDGIPLDGATLLKHAYDDTPPGDTDIDGTPLLDDDIGGVPLTGEAVGKNIKAAAFVPSRWETVDPHEAEEQAMTTSKWEMLERENKSYNSESVDQDSPDDDFNETRENADDRRAKLREVEVKVMQYQDELESGKRALKGGWNIYQQVEHYRRKLLKKVQKSPEKELKLEKEKKDKDKINKRLSPDEDYRDGKKKKRSRSPSNSPAYSKWSSHSIRSDSLSPPSRKRPNSPQRNNKKTRISPIDSPRSLSRRRDRDRDERHNYRHKRSHSRSPHRHHVRTPPTPLSHTSRKHKHKY
- the LOC100160141 gene encoding U2 snRNP-associated SURP motif-containing protein isoform X2, which encodes MADSGQFKKYIAEQKLKAFSIGAMGKTQPSKKELNEQKKKEEEHAAAQAFEEFVATFQNEGKKNSKVWVKAGTYDAGKRQEDTREKGKLYKPQARGNTDSDKADDLSRFMGERKSERMLTKKKKEGEKKKSNLELFKEELKMIQEEREERHKFKGVLQKTIEDPEIKNLIMVEPDEIKGSFDSGDPNTTNLYLGNLNPKITEAQLMEVFGKYGPLASIKIMWPRSDEEKARGRNCGFVAYMSRKDGERALKNLNGKDVMSYEMKMGWGKSVPIPPHPIFIPPALLAITLPPPLSGLPFNAQPILPPKEKKNHGRARQDAGYFDRGQPVEKILPQTIIKVVIPTERNLLMLIHHMIEFVIREGPLFEAMIMNKELNNPMFQFLFDNCSPTHIYYRWKLFSMLQGDSTKDWRIDEFRMFKNGSIWRPPPMNPYTVGMPEELVPEEDLVTRTKGTLSISQRERFEDLIRNMTPERLKVAEVMVFCVEHSDAVEEICDCIQESLSNATTALHKKIARLYLISDVLHNCSLKVINATQFRRGFETRLIPIMEEALKTYKSLDSQSQADGFKHRIMQIFRAWEDWDIYPKEFLFRCQNTFLGLSINDIPQELINSREELQYNTNSKSIDESENIDGAPLSEPENLDNEDLDGIPLDGATLLKHAYDDTPPGDTDIDGTPLLDDDIGGVPLTGEAVGKNIKAAAFVPSRWETVDPHEAEEQAMTTSKWEMLERENKSYNSESVDQDSPDDDFNETRENADDRRAKLREVEVKVMQYQDELESGKRALKGGWNIYQQVEHYRRKLLKKVQKSPEKELKLEKEKKDKDKINKRLSPDEDYRDGKKKKRSRSPSNSPAYSKWSSHSIRSDSLSPPSRKRPNSPQRNNKKTRISPIDSPRSLSRRRDRDRDERHNYRHKRSHSRSPHRHHVRTPPTPLSHTSRKHKHKY